TTTCGTTTAATTCGATAACGGAGATTTCATTTTGCGCCTGCCGGGAAACGTTTGAGGCCGTTCTTTTTACTTGCTCCAGTGTCCCGCTGCGGTTTAATATTGTTATTTGCGCCCCTTTTGCGGCTAACATAAGGGTAATTGCCCTTGAAACGCCGCCTCCTCCAAGTATCACCGCTTTTTCCCCCGCCGGGGCAAAATTACGTTCTTCAAGGGATTTCAAAAAACCCGTAGCATCGGTATTGTAACCTTTAAGATGCCCGTTGTTATTTACAATTGTGTTAACAGCGCCTATTTTTTCGGCCAAAGGCTCCAGTTCGTCCAATAAAGGCATAACGGCAATCTTATGCGGGATAGTAACATTTACTCCGCAAATCCCCAGCCCCCTTAGCCCCGCTATAGCATTTGGTAAGTCAGCGCTTACTACCCGAAACGGGAGATAAACATAATCCGCGTTGGTTTCTTTAAAGGCGGCATTCTGAATTGCCGGTGACAAGCTATGCGCTACCGGGTCGCCGATAAGCCCGCAAATTCGTGTTGCGGCACTAATGCTTTGCATCATTTTTGCACCATCCGGTAAATTTCATATAAATCGCTAACCGTTAGCTGCCCCGCGGCCGATTCAGCCCCTTTTGCAATTGAGGCATAAGTAAAAGCGCCCCCCACAATTGGGCAGAGGATACGGCTTGCCAGTCCCTTTTCTCCCATTGCAAACGCAACAATTTTATTTTCCGGGAACTCCGAAATCAGTTTTAAAACAGTTAAATTATCTTCATTTTTAGCGGCATAAGTAACCACTTTGCAGATATCGGCACCGGCGTTAAGCTGCTTTTCGACAGTCTTTCCGAGTGCCGCCAGTGACGGTGTTTCTTGCATATTGTGAGACGATATCAGGCAACTGCTTTCCTTTTTGATTAAAGGAATCAATGCCTCCAATTCGGGAGTTGCCAGCTCAATATCAATTATATCCGCGCCCATTTGAATTGCTTGTTTTAATTCCGTTATTCTATCCTTTTCATTTACACAGGGGTTACCGCCCTCTTCTTTGCGGCGGTTACAGGCAATCCACGGTTTGGGGAGTTTTTGAGTAAGCTCTTCCCAGCCGTTACCGATTAAATCGATACGAACCTCAAATAAATCCGCTATCTCAGTAACTTGTGTAAGATCCTGATTCATATCGGTAATCACGGCGCAAATCTGTAGCGGTTTCATTTATTAACCCATTGCCTCCCTGATATCTTCCAATGGCACTTTATCGGTAAGATAAGCATCGCCGATACCGCGCGGCAGGGCAAACCTGATTTTTCCGTTTGTCACTTTTTTATCATGCTTCATTGCATCTAAAACCTTTTCTCGGTCAATTTCCGGAACTACCGTCGGTAACCCGAATTCGGTTATGAGCTTTTCAAGTTCTGTCAGTTCACAGCTTTGGAAAGTTCCTGTTTTTAACGCAATTTTGGCTTCAATTACCATTCCGATAGCTACCGCCTGTCCGTGGGTTATATTAAAATCGGAAACTGTTTCGATGGCATGCCCGACGGTATGCCCGTAGTTTAAGATATTTCTTAAACCCATATCCGTTTCGTCTTGTGTTACGATTGCTGCTTTAATGCTTGCCGCGCGGAAAATTGTTTCCTCCAATATTTTCCCGTCTCGGGCGGTAATGGCATTAAGGTTTTCTTTAAGAAAGCCAAAAAAATCATTATCGCGGATTACGGCGCTTTTTATTACCTCCGCCATTCCGCCGGTAAACTCTTTTTGCGGTAATGTTTTTAGGGTTTCCGTGTCGGTAATTACCAACTTGGGCTGGTAAAAAGTGCCGATTTTATTTTTGAGCTTGCCGTGGTCAACCGCAACCTTCCCGCCGATACTGCTATCAACTTGTGCCAGCAGGGTAGTGGGGATTTGCACCAGCGGCACCCCTCGCATATAGGTAGCCGCCACAAAACCGGCAAGGTCTCCGATAACGCCGCCGCCGAGGGCAATTATTACGGTGTTGCGTTCGGCAAAGCAATTTGTGAGCTCCTCGTATAACCGGCCGGCTGTTTCTAACGTTTTGTATTCTTCCCCGTCGGGAACCGTAAGCAGGTTTACGCTTAAACCGCTTTGCGACAAAGAATCCTTAAGCTTGTTGCCGTACAGTGCGCTAACGGTTGGGTTGGTAATAATAACATACCTTTTTCCGTCGATTGTTTCGGATAAAAGCTCGCCCGTGCGGTTCAGCAAATTGCTGCCGATTAAAATATCGCAACTCTTATTACCCGGTTTCACGTTAACGGTTTTCATTTAACTGCTTTTCTTTTTATAAGATTTTACAACTTCGCTGATGCGTATGGAAGCCTCAACAACATCTTTTAATTCTTCCGGTGTTATCATCTGTTTGGCATCAACGATGGCTTCCTTCGGATTATAATGCGATTCAATCACCAAACCGTGTGCCCCGCCGGCAATAGCGGCACAGCTTAAATCGAATATTAAGTCACGTCTGCCGGCGGCGTGGCTGGGATCTACTATAATAGGTAAGTAAGTTTCTCTTTTAATAACCGGCACCGCGCCTAAATCCAAAATATATCTGGTATAACTGTTGCCTTTGCCGACGGGCACAATGCCGCGCTCACAAAGGATAACATCTTTGTTGCCTTCGGCGACAATATATTCGGAAAAAGAAAGAAATTCTTCGATACTGGCTCCGAAGTGCCTTTTTAAAAGAACCGGCTTACCGGCTCTGCCGACCCTGCTAAGGAGGTCCTGGTCGTACATATTGCGGGCACCAATTTGTAAAATATCGGCATATTCGGCAATAAGTTCCGTTTGAGATTCCCCCCTAACCTCGGTCATCACCGGCATTTCGTATTCATGTCCGGCATCACGCAGCCAGCCGAGTGCTTCTCTGGCTTCGGTTTCACCGAGTGAACCGAGCCCTTGGAAGGAATGTACGGAGCTTCGCGGTTTGTAAATCCCGCCTCTTAAAATTTTGGCGCCGGCCGCTTTGACTTCTTTGGCGATGCGAAAAACTTGCTCGCGGCTTTCTACGGCACAGGGGCCGGCAATTATAACGGGCTCGTCTCCGCCGATATTGACATCGCCGACTTTAACGATACGGCTTGCGCTTTTTCCGATAAACGGATCGCTGTAGTCGCGGCTAATCAGCTTGTACGGTGTTTCCACCATTCTGGCATCTTTAACACCGGGCATCAGGGCCAGATTAGCAAATGAGATTTTGCTTTCATCCCCGATTAACCCGATAATTGTCAGAAATTCACCTTGCGAAACATCGACTCTAAGCCCATGTTTCTTGATTTCATCAACCACGTCTTTAATCTGTTCTTTGGTAGCGCCCTTTTCCATTATAATCATGCCCGTTGTTCCTCCTGTTTTCGACTTACCCTCGTAAAATAAAAAATCCTCCACAGGGAGGATTTAAAAATAACTTATCTAAATGTTTTAATGCTTCAGCGGATAATCAAATACCTCCCCGAGCGCCGCTGCGGCACCAGGTAAAATAGTATTCGTAATAAAAAAAGGTATTTTGATTCATCATGATTGTTTATGCGTTTTTTCCTTAATACAGGGAATATATCACCGTAAATAACATTTGTCAAGAAGGGGTGTTTTCTGCTATTATATCACTTGATTATTTAAATATTTACGAGCTTAGGGTTATTGACACGGCATCGTTTGCTGTGTTAGACTAGAGTGCTGTTGCTAGCCACCTCAGCATTTGTAATTGGCTGGATAGTATTTTCGGCCGATTCGATTGGCGAGTAAAGGATGAGCCAAAAGCTCATCCTTTGAAATTGTTTGGCTAAAGGGGGATAAGTTGCCCACAGTAAATCAGTTAGTAAGAAAAGGACGCGTAAAGGGTACTAAGAAAACCAAGACACCGGCTCTTAGATATACCTATAATTCGTTGAAGAATAAGGTAGTCAGAGGGGCTGGGTCTCCTCAGAAGCGCGGCGTTTGTGTACAGGTGAGAACTACTACACCTAAAAAACCTAATTCCGCTTTACGCAAAATTGCAAGAGTAAGGCTTTCCAATCATATGGAAGTTACAGCCTATATTCCCGGCGAGGGTCATGAGCTGCAGGAGCACTCCGTTGTGCTTATCCGCGGCGGTCGTGTACCTGATTTACCCGGTGTCCGCTATCACATCGTGAGAGGGGCTCTGGATGCCAGCGGCGTGTCTAAACGCAAACAAGGTCGCAGTAAATACGGAAGTAAACGGGAAAAGAAAGCGAAAGCCTAGTTAGGAGGAAGCATGCCAAGGCGGGCAGTTGTTAAAAGAAGTGAAGTTCAGCCTGATTCCAAGTTCAATAACTTGACGATCAGCAAGTTGGTAAATAAAGTTATGATCGGCGGTAAGAAAACCACCGCGCAGCGTGTTGTTTATGATGCGCTGGATATCATCGGCGCCAGAGAGGGCAAGGAGCCTGTTGCAATTATGGAATTGGGGCTGCGAAATGCCACCCCGTTACTTGAAGTTAAGGCTCGCCGTGTCGGCGGTGCCACCTATCAGGTACCGGTTGAAGTTAGGGCAGGCCGTAATACCGCTCTTGCAATTAGGTGGGTGTTAAAAGCGGCTAAGGCCAGATCCGGTAAATCCATGGCCGAAAAATTGGCAGCCGAGCTTATCGATGCCTCAAAAGGGCAGGGCGCTGCGGTTAAGAAAAGAGAAGATACCCACAAGATGGCAGAAGCCAACAGGGCGTTTGCTCATTACAGGTGGTAATTATTTCGGATTTATTCCGGAGCTTATAATATAAATTTAAATTAAACAAAGCAGAATTAAGAAAAGGAACTGTGAATGTCTTCCAGAAGTTTCCCTTTAGATAAAATACGTAATATAGGAATTATAGCTCATATCGATGCCGGCAAGACCACGGTTACCGAGAGGATACTGTTTTTTACCGGTAGGACCTATAAGTTGGGTGAAACCCACGAAGGTACCGCCGTTATGGATTGGATGGAGCAAGAGCGCGCCAGGGGTATTACAATTACTTCGGCGGCAACGACATGCCATTGGAAAGATGCTCGCATCAATATTATTGATACACCCGGACACGTTGATTTCACCGCCGAGGTGGAGCGCAGCTTAAGAGTGCTCGACGGCGGCGTTGTTGTGTTTGACGGCGTAGCCGGTGTTGAGGCCCAATCGGAAACGGTTTGGCGTCAAGCCGATAAATATCAGGTTCCCAGAATTTGTTTCATTAACAAGATGGATAGAATAGGCGCCAACTTTGAGAGATGCGTTGCCATGATTAAGGACCGCCTCAAGGCAAAGCCGATTGTAATCCAGATGCCGATGGGCAAAGAAGACGAATTCAAAGGCATTATTGATGTTATCGAGATGAAGGCGTGGTTTTTAAGCGGTAAGGCGGATGACAAGCCTCAGGAAGTTGAGGTTCCCGCTGACGAAAAAGACCGCCTTGCGAAATACAGAAATGAGCTTATTGAAAGTCTTTCCGAGTTTGATGACAATATAATGAATTTATATTTGGACGGGGCCGAAATCCCTGTTGCGGATATCAAGTCCGCCGTCAGGAAGGTTACCCTTGCCAATGAGGCTATTCCTGTTTTGTGCGGCAGCGCTTTGAAGAATAAAGGTGTACATCCACTCTTGGATTCAATTGTTGCTTATTTGCCGTCACCGTTGGATATGCCTCCGGTTATCGGGAAAAATCCCGCGACTCAGGAAGATGTAATCCGTCCGGTTGATGACGATGCTCCGTTCGCGGCGCTGGCTTTCAAAGTTGTGGCCGACCCGTTTGTCGGGCGTTTGGTGTATCTCAGGGTTTACTCTGGTAAGATTAAATCGGGGGTACAGGTATTTAATGCTACAAGCGGCAAGAAAGAGCGCATCGGCCGTTTATTAATTATGCATGCCAATCGTCACGAAGAGGTGGACGAAATTGATTGTGGTTCCATTGTGGCCGCGATGGGTCTTAAGGATACTTTTACCGGCGATACCATTTCCGATATTAGTAATCAGGTTTTGCTGGAAACGATTAAGTTCCCGATTCCGGTGATTTCAATCGCTGTTGAACCCAAAACAAGGGCCGACAGAGATAAGCTGGGTGAAGCCCTGCAGAAAATGACCGAAGAAGATCCGACGTTTAAAGTTGAATTTAACGAAGAAACCGGGCAAACGGTAATTTCAGGAATGGGCGAGCTCCATCTTGAGGTTATTGTGAGCCGTTTACTTAGTGAATATAAAGTGGAAGCCAGTGTCGGTCAACCGAAGGTGTCTTACAAAGAAACTATTACCTCAACCGTTAAGGCAGAGGGTAAGTTTGTCAGGCAATCCGGCGGTCACGGACAATACGGTCATGTCCGTATTGAAATGGAACCCTTGGAGCGTGGTGCCGGCTTCCAATTTGTAGATACCATCAAAGGTGGTGTATTATCTAGGTCTTATATTGCAGCCGCTGAGCAGGGAATTAAAGAGGCGATGGAGACAGGCGGGGTTATTGGGTATCCCGTTATCGATGTCAAGGTGAGCCTCTACGACGGAAGTTACCACGAAGTCGATTCTTCCGAAATGGCTTTTAAAACAGCCGGCTCGATGGCTTTTAAAGAAGGTGTGAGGAAAGGGAACCCCGTTATTTTAGAACCTCATATGAAATTAGAGGTAGTTACTCCGGGGCAGTTCCTTGGTGATATCATTGGTGATATCAGTTCTCGCAGGGGTAGTGTGGAAAGTATGGAAACTTTTGGTGACACTATGACCGTTCGTTGCCAAGTCCCGCTGTCCGAGGTGTTTGGTTATACCACCAGCCTCAGGTCAATGACTCAGGGCAGGGCAACACATTCAATGGAGTTCTTCCGGTATGAAGAAATGCCGGCTCATTTGGCTTGCGAGTTAAAATCTAAACTCGCCGGAGAAAGTTAGTTAAATCTGGAGCAAATATAAATGGCAAAGCAAAAAATACGAATTAAACTTAAAGGTTTCGATCATAAGATTCTGGACCAAGCAGCCCAGCAGATAATCGGTGCGCTGGAAAGAACCGGTGCGGTTACAGTCGGACCTGTTCCTCTACCTACCAGAATCAAAAGGTTCTCTGTAATCCGATCTCCTTTTATTGATAAGGATTCCCAGGAAGCCTTTGAAATGAGAACGCACAAAAGATTAATCGATATTGTGGAAACCACATCAAAAACGATAGATGCCCTGACGAACTTAAACTTACCGTCGGGTGTTTCTATAGATATTAAGTTGTAGAAGAGTAATAATTATGATAGACGGAATTATTGGAAGAAAATTGGGGATGACCCAACTATTTGGAGAAGACGGCATAGCTGAGGCGGTTACCGTTATTGACGCCAGCCCTTGCGCGGTTGTACAGTTAAAGACTGTCGAAAAGGAAGGCTATAACGCTGTCCAACTTGGATACGGCAAAGCCAAGAAACTGAAATCACCTGTAAAAGGACACCTCAAAGGACTTGGTGAATTTAGTTGTTTGCGGGAATTCAGGGTTGATAGCGTTGAAGGTATCAGTGTCGGCGATAAGGTTGATGTTGGTATGTTCCAGCCGGGTGATACCGTGGATGTCGTCGGAATATCCAAAGGTAAAGGCTTTGCCGGTGTTGTAAAACGCTACGGCTTTGGCGGCGGTATTAAAACGCACGGTCAGTCGGACAGATGGAGAGCTCCCGGTGCAATCGGTGCCGGTTCTACTCCCGGAAAGGTTCACAAAGGAACCAAAATGGCAGGCCGTATGGGCAATCAGAGGGTTACCGCTCGTAATTTAGTGGTTGTTAAAGCAGATGCCGAACGCAATATCCTTGTTGTCAGAGGGTCTGTCCCCGGTGCCAATAACGGAATAATACTTATAGGGAAATCAGGTAAATAAGATATGCAGATTCCAGTTTATAGTATGTCAGGTGAGGTTGTTAAGCAAATAGATGTCAGCGATGACGTTTTTGCCGCACCTTTTAATGAAGCGGTAGTGCATCAGGCTGTTGTCAGACAGTTGGCCAATGCAAGACAAGGAACCGCCTCCACTAAAACCCGCGGTGAAGTAAGAGGAAGCAGCAGAAAGCTTTATCGACAAAAGCATACCGGTAACGCTCGTGCCGGATCCGCTAAATCTCCGCTGCGCCGTGGCGGTGGCGTAATCTTTGGCCCGAAACCGAGAAGTTATCGACAGGCGATGCCTAAAAAGATGCGCCGTTTGGCAATTAAAGGAATTCTTTCCGCAAAGGTCAAAGAGAACGAGTTAATTGTTCTTGATATGCTGGACTTTGCTGAGCCTAAAACAAAAGAAATGGCCAAGGTGCTTACGGCTTTGAATATTAATCAGTCGGCGCTGGTGGCGACAAGTGAAATGAAAATCAATGTAATCAAATCTGCGCGTAACATTCCCGATCTGAAAACTGTGCCGGCCAATCTTTTGAATGTAATCGATATGACCTCTCACAGGGTATTGCTGATGACCGAAGCGGCAGTTCGCCAGGTTGAGCAGTTATGGGGCAGGGAGGACGACTAATATGCATTTATACGAAGTGTTACGCGAACCGTTAATAACGGAAAAAGGAACTATACTGCAGGCCGACGGCAAGTATCTTTTTAAGGTTGCGGATAAGGCTACCAAACCGCAGATAAAACAGGCCGTTGAAACTGCTTTTAACGTTACCGTGTTATCGGTAAATATTATAAGAGTATCCGGAATTAAGAAAAGAATGGGCAATCGCTTGGTCAATGTACCCGGTTGGAAAAAAGCGATTGTTACCCTTAAGGCCGGAGACAAGATAGAACTATTCGAAGGTGTTTAAGGAGATTATATAAAAGTGACACTTAAATCATATAATCCGACTTCTCCCGGCAGACGTAATATGACCGGGCCCAGTTTTGAGGAAATTACCAAAACTAAGCCTGAAAAGTCGTTGTTGTTGCCTGCAAAGAAAAGCGGAGGAAGAAACAATCAAGGAAAAATGACCGTAAGGCATCGCGGTGGTGGTGCAAAGCGTCGTATTCGTATCGTCGATTTTAAACGTGATAAAATCGGCGTTCCGGGTAGGGTCGCTGCCATTGAGTATGATCCCGGACGCTCGGCTTATTTGGCGCTTATTTTTTATGCGGACGGGGAAAAGCGTTATATCTTATCCCCCGTTGGGCTCGGTGTTAACGATGTTATTAATACCGGCGAAGGCGCCGAGTTTAAACCCGGAAATGCCATGCCGCTTAAGTTAATACCCAGCGGTACCATGGTCCACAGTATTGAGATGATTGCCGGTGCCGGTGCGAAAATGGTTCGCAGTGCCGGTGTAGCGGCTCAGCTGATGGCCAAAGAAGGCGATTATACATTATTGCGCTTGCCGTCCGGTGAAATGCGACGTGTAAGAAGCGAGTGTATGGCAACAATTGGTCAGGTTGGTAATATTGACCATCAGAATATAAAACTCGGTAAAGCAGGCAGGAAGCGCCTAATGGGATGGCGTCCGTCTGTTAGAGGTTCCGCTATGACTCCGCGTGACCATCCGCATGGCGGCGGTGAAGGTCGCTCGCCGATCGGTATGCCCGGACCGAAAACTCCTTGGGGCAAACCGACATTGGGTTACAGAACCAGAAAAGCGAAGGCCTCCGATAAGATGATTGTTAAGCGTAGAGGTAAATAAGTAATATGTCTAGAT
This Dehalococcoidales bacterium DNA region includes the following protein-coding sequences:
- a CDS encoding shikimate dehydrogenase, producing MMQSISAATRICGLIGDPVAHSLSPAIQNAAFKETNADYVYLPFRVVSADLPNAIAGLRGLGICGVNVTIPHKIAVMPLLDELEPLAEKIGAVNTIVNNNGHLKGYNTDATGFLKSLEERNFAPAGEKAVILGGGGVSRAITLMLAAKGAQITILNRSGTLEQVKRTASNVSRQAQNEISVIELNENNLKRALADADILINATNVGMHPNTEESLVLQSFLRPEMIVYDVIYNPEKTKLILDAEKVGAKAIGGLDLLVWQGAIAFELWTGIKAPVDVMRNAAATLL
- the aroD gene encoding type I 3-dehydroquinate dehydratase; this encodes MKPLQICAVITDMNQDLTQVTEIADLFEVRIDLIGNGWEELTQKLPKPWIACNRRKEEGGNPCVNEKDRITELKQAIQMGADIIDIELATPELEALIPLIKKESSCLISSHNMQETPSLAALGKTVEKQLNAGADICKVVTYAAKNEDNLTVLKLISEFPENKIVAFAMGEKGLASRILCPIVGGAFTYASIAKGAESAAGQLTVSDLYEIYRMVQK
- the aroB gene encoding 3-dehydroquinate synthase, whose protein sequence is MKTVNVKPGNKSCDILIGSNLLNRTGELLSETIDGKRYVIITNPTVSALYGNKLKDSLSQSGLSVNLLTVPDGEEYKTLETAGRLYEELTNCFAERNTVIIALGGGVIGDLAGFVAATYMRGVPLVQIPTTLLAQVDSSIGGKVAVDHGKLKNKIGTFYQPKLVITDTETLKTLPQKEFTGGMAEVIKSAVIRDNDFFGFLKENLNAITARDGKILEETIFRAASIKAAIVTQDETDMGLRNILNYGHTVGHAIETVSDFNITHGQAVAIGMVIEAKIALKTGTFQSCELTELEKLITEFGLPTVVPEIDREKVLDAMKHDKKVTNGKIRFALPRGIGDAYLTDKVPLEDIREAMG
- the aroF gene encoding 3-deoxy-7-phosphoheptulonate synthase, producing MIIMEKGATKEQIKDVVDEIKKHGLRVDVSQGEFLTIIGLIGDESKISFANLALMPGVKDARMVETPYKLISRDYSDPFIGKSASRIVKVGDVNIGGDEPVIIAGPCAVESREQVFRIAKEVKAAGAKILRGGIYKPRSSVHSFQGLGSLGETEAREALGWLRDAGHEYEMPVMTEVRGESQTELIAEYADILQIGARNMYDQDLLSRVGRAGKPVLLKRHFGASIEEFLSFSEYIVAEGNKDVILCERGIVPVGKGNSYTRYILDLGAVPVIKRETYLPIIVDPSHAAGRRDLIFDLSCAAIAGGAHGLVIESHYNPKEAIVDAKQMITPEELKDVVEASIRISEVVKSYKKKSS
- the rpsL gene encoding 30S ribosomal protein S12, yielding MPTVNQLVRKGRVKGTKKTKTPALRYTYNSLKNKVVRGAGSPQKRGVCVQVRTTTPKKPNSALRKIARVRLSNHMEVTAYIPGEGHELQEHSVVLIRGGRVPDLPGVRYHIVRGALDASGVSKRKQGRSKYGSKREKKAKA
- the rpsG gene encoding 30S ribosomal protein S7 → MPRRAVVKRSEVQPDSKFNNLTISKLVNKVMIGGKKTTAQRVVYDALDIIGAREGKEPVAIMELGLRNATPLLEVKARRVGGATYQVPVEVRAGRNTALAIRWVLKAAKARSGKSMAEKLAAELIDASKGQGAAVKKREDTHKMAEANRAFAHYRW
- the fusA gene encoding elongation factor G, whose amino-acid sequence is MSSRSFPLDKIRNIGIIAHIDAGKTTVTERILFFTGRTYKLGETHEGTAVMDWMEQERARGITITSAATTCHWKDARINIIDTPGHVDFTAEVERSLRVLDGGVVVFDGVAGVEAQSETVWRQADKYQVPRICFINKMDRIGANFERCVAMIKDRLKAKPIVIQMPMGKEDEFKGIIDVIEMKAWFLSGKADDKPQEVEVPADEKDRLAKYRNELIESLSEFDDNIMNLYLDGAEIPVADIKSAVRKVTLANEAIPVLCGSALKNKGVHPLLDSIVAYLPSPLDMPPVIGKNPATQEDVIRPVDDDAPFAALAFKVVADPFVGRLVYLRVYSGKIKSGVQVFNATSGKKERIGRLLIMHANRHEEVDEIDCGSIVAAMGLKDTFTGDTISDISNQVLLETIKFPIPVISIAVEPKTRADRDKLGEALQKMTEEDPTFKVEFNEETGQTVISGMGELHLEVIVSRLLSEYKVEASVGQPKVSYKETITSTVKAEGKFVRQSGGHGQYGHVRIEMEPLERGAGFQFVDTIKGGVLSRSYIAAAEQGIKEAMETGGVIGYPVIDVKVSLYDGSYHEVDSSEMAFKTAGSMAFKEGVRKGNPVILEPHMKLEVVTPGQFLGDIIGDISSRRGSVESMETFGDTMTVRCQVPLSEVFGYTTSLRSMTQGRATHSMEFFRYEEMPAHLACELKSKLAGES
- the rpsJ gene encoding 30S ribosomal protein S10 — encoded protein: MAKQKIRIKLKGFDHKILDQAAQQIIGALERTGAVTVGPVPLPTRIKRFSVIRSPFIDKDSQEAFEMRTHKRLIDIVETTSKTIDALTNLNLPSGVSIDIKL
- the rplC gene encoding 50S ribosomal protein L3; amino-acid sequence: MIDGIIGRKLGMTQLFGEDGIAEAVTVIDASPCAVVQLKTVEKEGYNAVQLGYGKAKKLKSPVKGHLKGLGEFSCLREFRVDSVEGISVGDKVDVGMFQPGDTVDVVGISKGKGFAGVVKRYGFGGGIKTHGQSDRWRAPGAIGAGSTPGKVHKGTKMAGRMGNQRVTARNLVVVKADAERNILVVRGSVPGANNGIILIGKSGK
- the rplD gene encoding 50S ribosomal protein L4, yielding MQIPVYSMSGEVVKQIDVSDDVFAAPFNEAVVHQAVVRQLANARQGTASTKTRGEVRGSSRKLYRQKHTGNARAGSAKSPLRRGGGVIFGPKPRSYRQAMPKKMRRLAIKGILSAKVKENELIVLDMLDFAEPKTKEMAKVLTALNINQSALVATSEMKINVIKSARNIPDLKTVPANLLNVIDMTSHRVLLMTEAAVRQVEQLWGREDD
- the rplW gene encoding 50S ribosomal protein L23 yields the protein MHLYEVLREPLITEKGTILQADGKYLFKVADKATKPQIKQAVETAFNVTVLSVNIIRVSGIKKRMGNRLVNVPGWKKAIVTLKAGDKIELFEGV
- the rplB gene encoding 50S ribosomal protein L2 — its product is MTLKSYNPTSPGRRNMTGPSFEEITKTKPEKSLLLPAKKSGGRNNQGKMTVRHRGGGAKRRIRIVDFKRDKIGVPGRVAAIEYDPGRSAYLALIFYADGEKRYILSPVGLGVNDVINTGEGAEFKPGNAMPLKLIPSGTMVHSIEMIAGAGAKMVRSAGVAAQLMAKEGDYTLLRLPSGEMRRVRSECMATIGQVGNIDHQNIKLGKAGRKRLMGWRPSVRGSAMTPRDHPHGGGEGRSPIGMPGPKTPWGKPTLGYRTRKAKASDKMIVKRRGK